The Nitrospirota bacterium genome includes a window with the following:
- a CDS encoding type II toxin-antitoxin system mRNA interferase toxin, RelE/StbE family, producing MWNVYESRRAQKSIDRLSKHIIQRYEFWKNIVSLSGPEALKQISGFRDHALKGNWEGYRSSSLNDQYRVLYHIDRKEIIVEVFDMNAHNYKI from the coding sequence ATGTGGAATGTATATGAAAGCAGACGAGCCCAAAAGAGCATTGATCGTCTTTCAAAACACATCATTCAAAGATATGAATTCTGGAAAAATATCGTTTCTTTGTCAGGTCCGGAAGCATTGAAACAAATTTCCGGTTTTAGAGATCATGCCTTGAAAGGGAATTGGGAAGGGTATAGATCATCATCTTTAAATGACCAATATCGCGTTTTATATCACATCGATAGAAAAGAGATAATCGTTGAAGTCTTTGATATGAACGCTCACAACTATAAAATTTAA
- a CDS encoding helix-turn-helix transcriptional regulator — MPKKGYFKSKTRIEISIGESVRIARELNQFSQSELARITGIPQSTISGIEMDRIKLGAERAKVLARALHCHPAVLLFPAWQISGESAA, encoded by the coding sequence ATGCCAAAAAAGGGATATTTTAAATCAAAAACGAGGATTGAAATTTCTATTGGAGAGTCAGTTCGAATTGCGAGGGAGCTGAACCAGTTTAGTCAAAGCGAATTGGCAAGAATTACGGGAATTCCCCAGTCAACCATTTCAGGCATTGAAATGGACCGGATTAAATTAGGGGCGGAGAGAGCGAAAGTATTAGCCCGCGCTCTTCATTGTCATCCTGCTGTTTTGCTGTTTCCCGCATGGCAAATTAGCGGAGAATCCGCCGCCTAA